The window tttgTCCATCAAGCCTCACTGATGTGCTGTCACGAAGATAGTTTTTGTAGTTTTCTGTTTTGTACATATGGGATCGTGTGTAATATCTCTCTTCCAGATCTCTCTAAACAGTCTTCGAACAGATTTGACTCTCTCTTGTATAGCAATTGAATTAATTTCAGTTCTTGatatatttttgtgttacagGCTGCTTTAAGATGTAGGAAGGCTAAGATATCCGATAGGGGCTTTATTCGTCTAATGAACATCACAACAAGACTGGTACTGGATAGGTTGGTTGAAAGAAAGGCCAGAAACAAATTCAATCAACACGTACATAGGACCATTAGTGACATGTCTAGGAAACAGTGGCTGGCTCTGACGGTGCTGATTAGATCTAGGTATGTTAGACGCGCTTTGATAGCTCACCGATATTTCAATCTGAaagtatataaacatacatgaaGTATGAGCAGTGATTCAACTAAATTTTCATCAAgagatatttaaaaatatcaagcaaatttttatgGCATTAATATACAATATTGTAATTATTGTAACTCGAAACTGTCATATATGTAAAAGCTGGTTTACAGATAATCATATTAACAATCACAATTGAGGACTGGTGGGAGACAACTCCACCATTTTGTATATTGATATAGAATATTTACTGTTAGAAACAATGGCATTAGAACTCTTCAAACGTGTTACTTTCATTGTGGAAGGAAAACTTTCAGTTTCATTCCTTTCATTTCCTTCCTCTTTGTTTCATGCGTACAAAATTAAAACTATCCAGGCAGTGTTCGTATTCTCAAAAGGTGTGTATTTGTGTAGAGTCGTGACCAGGACACTTCCAGTCTTTCGTCGAAGGAAACTACGGAGACGCTTTCCTCGTGTTTCTGACAATGAGTCTAGTGGTTCAATCCTTTCCTTCTATAATCCTCATTCTGACAGCTCATCGATTTTCTCTGATTCTGGTCTCACCATCACTCATTCATCCTCTGAGGATCGCATGCCCCCTGGTGTGTGTTGCAgtgtttttcattgttttgttttgtgGGTTTCAGTTAGTtgttattttatattgagcagCTAACTATTTGTTTAATGTTATTTTCACATAGGGCTCATTTTAGTTTTGATTGTCTAAGCACCGCGCTTACTGCTCGTGATTGGTTGAATGTAATGCGCTCTCTCTATCTCTGTGATTATTTGAGCGCAACACATACTCCTGATTGGTGTGGCGCAACACATGTTCTTTGTAAAAATTCCCGAATATTTCTCTTTTTTAGTCCCTGAAGATGCATCCGTTATTGTGTTAGAACTCGAGGGTGATGCTCAATTTTGGACATCTCGTAACGATATAATCGGTGTAGACATGAATGACGGGTCCACATATGATCATGAAGAGATCATTGATGATGGTGGTGATTCTTCGGAGTTAGTCTATGATGTACCCGAGGCTTCTCTCACTACTTCCGTACCAACTGATTTCGAACCAAGCACTGTTACAAGAGCAGACGGTAAGATTACAGTTATCTACTGAGAGGGTTACTAGAGTTACAGTATCTCTTACCTGTGTTTTTCTCTACTACATAACCAATCCATTTACTTAGTTCtaataaatatactatattctCAATTGATATCCCGCGTCCAAACTGTATAAAGTTCAAGTATTTGTTGTTGTACCCTCTTTTCCAATCTTTAGTCTtagtaaaatgtattttattattaccgtaaaacttctaattgaacgccatggcgcattattttttaacctttcttCTATAATGGCGGTCAATTAGCAGCGGCGTTCAAACATAGGCTCGCGGTCtacttttcaaatggctcgtcagaaattttggaagataattttaagccctattacgggcaaagtgaatgtcgcctatactttgctctctttttccagTCGAGCGATATTAAGCCATTTGGATGcagtaaatctgctaacttacctttaaCTTGACAAAGATCTCTGAATAGCATGCatcgagaaactgagaaatatttctactagttgatatctattgcttgctaTTGCCCTGttatgatattatagcctgtgtccttctttgcaatttgttggcattttctatttttatttcattctaaatttgaagacacatttttattttatatctatattcaacATTGTTGAGTAaaggctcattgcactcactgatatgtttgctagagttaactgccaaaactagctttttatgtgcaatagacgtgaagttatgagcatcgatccattgtaagccgtgttaacatggccgcaaggatgctataaAATAACGTGCTAtaagtctgcatatttataagtctATTTATAAGCCTGcaaaataataatctatcaaatgatgcaaatatatattcatgaacaagcgacataaacgaatcatacttatattacatgcaaaaacaaaaattaatgttttcaaaaacaaaaatattttc of the Watersipora subatra chromosome 4, tzWatSuba1.1, whole genome shotgun sequence genome contains:
- the LOC137394187 gene encoding uncharacterized protein, with the protein product MASQRFIKAALRCRKAKISDRGFIRLMNITTRLVLDRLVERKARNKFNQHVHRTISDMSRKQWLALTVLIRSRVVTRTLPVFRRRKLRRRFPRVSDNESSGSILSFYNPHSDSSSIFSDSGLTITHSSSEDRMPPVPEDASVIVLELEGDAQFWTSRNDIIGVDMNDGSTYDHEEIIDDGGDSSELVYDVPEASLTTSVPTDFEPSTVTRADGYFIYVGYFKVVRPQETEYYY